From Amaranthus tricolor cultivar Red isolate AtriRed21 chromosome 4, ASM2621246v1, whole genome shotgun sequence:
TGCTTCTAAAGAAACCCAAATCAAGAATGTTACAATCCGGACTGTTTGGAGGTTGTTGTGTAAGAATGAATGTTAAACCACCTTGCCTATTCTGTTGTTGCCAAATCGAATCATCATTTGTGATATGAACtcttgcattatcttgttgaataaaaataagtGAAAGACCTTCACTTGGCCACTTTCTTAGTATGGCTGGAATGAGTTGTTGTATAAGCATATTCCTATACACCTCTTGAGTAACTGACTCGGTTGGTTTGATATCTATTAACCCCCTTGGTCGAGTTTTTGAGTCCCTTTGTGCTGCCACCCTATTAATGAAAGGGAATATGCTAATTTTCCCATCAAATGTACATTGGCCATATCGATTCCATCTAGGCCTTACACCTGCCCCTAAGAACATGGCCTTAGGTATGAATTTTGATGACTTTGCTGCCCTATACGGGATCTTTTCTTTGTGTGCTAGATAAACTCTTTGTGTTTTTTGGTTAATTAAAACCACTTCTCGTCTATGTGAAGGAAATCGTACATGGCTTTGTATATTGGATGCCTTTGAATGGTGTCCTCTTGGATTAGGCTCAAAATCCACTTCACCCTTCTTATTTTGTTGGGGTCGGTTAAAGCCGGGTGTAATGGAATTGAGTGTGCCTTTATCTCGCCTCTTTTAATCAACCTCCAAACCGATGACGATGCTAATTCTAAACATGTTGCCACATCTCTAATACACGTACGATTGCCCATTGGTTTAGACTCAAGTATGTTTGGTGGTACCTCCACTCTTTTTCTTCCACAGTTTTTGTATTTTGATACTACAACATATGGCTTGTTTGCTTCTTTGGTTTGAATTGCTCGTTTTCATAGGTTTCTTATGGTTATATGATGATAACCATATTTTTGAGCAATCCTTATGAATGTGCCATGAGGAAGTGAGTCACTAGTTTTGAGTGACAACATCTCTTGAAATATAAGATGCCTTAACTCATTGCTGAGCCTTAGCTTATGATGATTTGTTTGTTGTGCCTACTGATCCTCCATGTTTTGTGGTTCTTCTTTTGATTCTGAATTTGACTCTGGATCATATGCATTTGATCCAAAGTACGATGCCACCTATTCCTCATCCTCACTTCCTGAAACCATTAGAAGGCAATGATGCACTGATGTTAATGTAGTTCTGGTTCCGCAGATGTTATACTATTTTTTGGTGGTTATTTTAAGCTGTTATGCTACTGTTATAGTTCAGCAGCCTTTGTTTGGTGGTTTTGGGTCAGAAAATAAAGTTGGTGATTTTGATTTGTTATGGTACAACAGCTCATACACTCTGATAACAaaatttgtaagttttttctTTCAGATTATCCATGTAATTTATAATTAGCTACCTTTAATGTCTTAATCCATGTACTCCTAAATTGCCCAATGTAATTGAAAAAATCTAGACATGTAAGCTGATGTATTTTTGCTTTTGGTTGTTTTCCCTCGCTTTTTTTAGAATGCCCTCCAAAACATTCCTTAATTTGGAAAGTTTAGTGGGTTAGTTACTCCCCCCCCCCAATTTGTATGGTTCTCTCTCataaattaatacaattatttttttttaagtttatcttttgtttaattttattttatctctcatagttccaatacaatcattacttcacaatactatctaattaaaataatacccactacaataaAAGATTCCgtttttcttaatatgtgtgaaaaacccaaagtggacaAAGATaaaagaatggagggagtattaaataagTGGTTATTGTAATCTTTAGTATTAAGTTTGAGTTGATTTATGGACCtacttaaaaattattataattttgttaaattataaataaattctaAAGACCCATTAAAGTGTTTAGTcttataataaatgattatttataaataaattgttataattttgtTAGCATTGTATGTGTTATTGTAATATTGCATGTAtctgaaaacagtaacatgataataaaaaggcttgatactAAGGAAATGTCAAACCATGCTTCCGACAAGTAAAAAACGTGCGACTTGTTTTCCGGCACATAAAATATGACGAACACAATAAGGCTATTTAACCAGACCCGTGGCTCGAGCAACAATGtattggaggagtgacgactcccattAAGTTAGAGGTTTTTGTTTACCTCACCCTGACAagcctttatatatatatatatatatatatatatatatatatatatatatatatatatatatatatatatatatatatatatatatatatatatatatatatatatatatatatatatatatatatctatatatatatatatatatatatatatatatatatctatatatatatatatatatatatatatatctatatatatatctatatatatatatatatatatatatatatatatatatatatatatatatatatatatatatctatatatatatatatatatatatatatatatatctatatatatatatatatatatatatatatatatatatatatatatatatatagatatatatatatacatatatatatacatatatatatatatatatatatatatatatatatatatacatatatatatacatatatatatatatatatatatatatatatatatatataaatatatatacatatatatatacatatatacatatatatatatatatatatatatatatatatatatatatatatatatatatatattatatatatacatatatatatatatatatatatatatatatatatatattatatatacatatatatatatatatatatatatatatatatatatatatatatatatatatatatatatatatatatatatatatatatatatatacatatatatatatatatatatatacatatatatatatatatatatacatatatatatatatatatatatatatatatatatatacatatatatatatatatatatatatatatatatacatatatatatatatatatatacatatatatatatatatatacatatatatatacatatacatatatatatacatatatatatatatacatatatatatatatatatatatatatatatatatatatatatatatatatatatatatatatatatatatatatatatatatatatatatatatatatatatatatacatatatatatatctatacatatatatatatatatatatatatatatatatctatacatatatatatatatatatatatatatatatatatacatatatatatatatatatatatatatatatatatatatatatacatatatatatacatatatatatatatacatatatatatatacatatatatatatacatatatatatatatatatatatatatatatatatatatatatatatatatatacatatatatatatgtatatatatatatatatatatatatatatatatatatatatatatatatatatatatatatacataaatatatatatatatatatacatatacatatatatatatatacatatatatatatatatatatatatatgtatatatatatatatatgtatatatatatatatatatatatatatatatatatatatatatatacatatatatatatatatacatatatatatatatatatatatatatatatatacatatatatatatatatatatatatatatatatatatatacatatatatatatatatatatatatacatatatatatatatatacatatatatatatatatatatatatatatatatatatatatatatatatatatatatatatatatatgtatatatatatatatatatatatatatatatatatatatatatatatgtacatatatatatgtatatatatatatatacatgtatatatatatatacatatatatatatatatatatatatatacatatatatatatatgtatatatatatacatatatatatatatagatatatatatatatatatatatatatgtatatatatatatatatatatatatatatatatatatatatatatatatatatatatatatatatatatatatatatatatatatatatattagaataaAGTTAATATTCAAGTATACTTGATTTCTATTACTCAtcaaacactatatatatatatatatatatatatatatatatatatatatatatatatatatatatatatatatatatatatatatatatatatatatatatatatatatatatatatatatatatatatgtatatatatatatatatatatatatgtatatatatatatatgtatgtatatatatatatatgtatgtatatatatatatatatatatatatatatatatatgtatatatatatatatatgtatgtatatatatatatatgtatgtatatatatatatatatatatatatatatatatatatatatatatatatatatatatgtatatatatatatatatatgtatatatatatatatatatatgtatatatatatatatatatgtatatatatatatagatatgtatatatatatatatatatatatatatatatatatatatatgtatatatatatatatatatatatatatatatatctatatatatatatatatatgtatatatatatatatatatatatatatatatatatatatatatatatatatataaatatatatatatatatatatatatatatatatatatatatatacatatatatatatctatacatatacatatatatatatatatatatatatatatatatatatatatatatatatatatacatatatatatatatatatatatatatatatatatatatatatatatatacatatatatatatatatatatatacatatacatatacatatacatatatacatatacatatacatatacatatacatatacatatacatatacatatacatatacatatatatatatatatatatatatatatatatatatatatatatatattagaataaAGTTAATATTCAAGTATACTTGATTTCTATTACTCAtcaaacactatatatatatatatatatatatatatatatatatatatatatatatatatatatatatatatatatatatatatattagaataaAGTTAATATTCAAGTATACTTGATTTCTATTACTCAtcaaacactatatatatatatatatatatatatatatatatatatatatatatatatatatatatatatatatatatatatatatatatatgtatatatatatatatgtatatatatatatatatatgtatatatatatatatgtatatatatatatatgtatgtatatatatatatatgtatgtatatatatatatatatatatatatatatatatatatatatatatatatatatatatattatctatatattgttatatctattactatatatatgtatatagtatatatatatagtctatatatatatatatatatatatatatctaataatgCTAATATAGTAtctatattaaatatatatagtaatcatatatatctgtatatatataactaatatatataatatatatctatagtatatatatatagtaaatatatatctataataatactatatatatataatctatatatactataatatatatctataaatactatactatatatatatactataatctacatatatcatatatagtatatatatatatatatatatatatatatatatatatatatatatatatatacatatatatatatatctatacatatacatatatatatatatatatatatatatatatatatatatatatatatatatatatatacatatatatatatatatatacatatatatatatatatatacatatacatatacatatacatatacatatacatatacatatatacatatacatatacatacatatatacatatacatatacatatacatatacatatacatatacatatacatatacatatatatatatatatatatatatatatatatatatatatatatatatatatatatatatatatatatatatatatatatatatatattagaataaAGTTAATATTCAAGTATACTTGATTTCTATTACTCAtcaaacactatatatatatatatatatatatatatatatatatatatatatatatatatatatatatttatatatatatatatatatatatatatatatatatatatatatatatatatatatatatatatatatatatatatatatatatatatatatatatatatatatatatatatatatatatatatatatatatatatatatatatattagaataaAGTTAATATTCAAGTATACTTGATTTCTATTACTCAtcaaacactatatatatatatatatatatatatatatatatatatatatatatatatatatatatatatatatatgtatatatatatatctatatatgtatatatatatctatctatatatatatatatatatatatatatatatatatatatatatatatatatatatatatatatatatacatatatatatatatatacatatatatatatatatatatatacatatatatatatatatacatatatatatatatacatatatatatatatatatatatacatatatatatatatatatatacatatatatatatatatatatatatatatatatatatatatatatatatgtatatatctatacatatatatatatatatatgtatatatatatatatatatatatatatatatatattagaataaAGTTAATATTCAAGTATACTTGATTTCTATTACTCATCAAACACTTAATACTAACTAAAACTTGATTTAGAGAAGATGAACTCAAAATCTCCAAACCCTAGTAATAgaactcaaaaaaataaattaataaataaaaaaggtttAACTAAAGTAATAAGGCATCACTATTAGtaatttataaacattaaacaTGATGAGTCAATTAAACGCATCAATTATCCTTCCCTCATAAGGTTACCAAACGtttaattactaattttatttatttattttgatgtacGATTATTAATTGATCAATAGGTCTTGAATTTAGTATTATATGTtctataattattagtattaatcaTACATGATTTTTCAACTCATGAATTTAACTAGTACAATTACAATTCATAAGTCATTTAGTTAATTAGTTATTTAttgtctaataataataaatttagtttgcctctttttttaaatagaactaagatatttttttcacccactttaaaaataatatttttagttaaaagtaacttattaagaaaaattattttatagcaAACAAAATGATAAAGCTTGTCTAAAAGTGGTGTTACAACACAGGCTGAGGGTATTCAGAGAATTGCACCTAAGAACTATGATGGTAAATGTTCTCCCCCTAGACTTGATGATTGGATTCGCGATATGGAGAAAGTATTTGCGACATTGATGACATCTAAGGATATGAGGGTAGACTTAGTAGTGCACTACCTGACCGACGATGCCGACACTTGGTGGGTCACCCACAGAGACGGTCTTCTGCAAGCCTCCTCCGCTTTTTCATCTGAGCATTCCACTATAGTTCCTTCTCCTTCCTGGAGTTCTATTGTTTCAGTGCTTCAGGATTAGTTCTTTCTTTTGCATCTTCAACAGAAGATGTTTGATGAGTACTCTAGGCTTACTTTGAGTAATCAGACCGTTCATCAGTATTATACACGATTCTTGGAGTTGGCAAAGTACGTGAATGATTTGAGGATAAGGGAAAGGTTCAGGTTTCAGATATTCTTGTCAAGGTTGAAACTTGACATTCGTGTACGTATAAGGAATATGGGACATGAGCATGTTACAGATGTGTACCACGACGGTTGTGAGGCTAAGCGTTTATGGGATGAGGAGAAGGCCACATAAAGGAAAAACCAACAAACAGAGGACTCCCATGAGTTTTCACAGAGCACAGGGGGCCGTAGGTTTTTAACTCCTACTTAGTCACATTAGGAGCGGAGATCTAGCTTTGGGAAACCGTCGATAAGCACTTCTCAAGGCAGTAGGGTCACAAAGTGTTTTTATTGTGCGGAGAAAAGACACAAAAGGCCAACTACTTTAAGTATTTAGACGAGCAAGGATTGATGGGGACACCTCAAAGTTAAGCTCAGAGACCGACCATGAGTCAGGCTAGTATTGCTCAAGATAGACGGCAGAATCGACCATAGTCATCATTTGGGCGCGGCCAGCAGAGTTAGGGTTTCGCTTTCAGAGGCTCTTCGAGACCATATGTTAGTACTTCATCTAGTGGAACCAAAGATACCGAGATACTTATGGATCTTAAGAGAGAATAAGTTTAGGCTACACCGGGAGTCGTGACGGGTACGTACTAAGTCAACACCACCCCTGCatatgttttgtttgattttggagCATCTCATTCTTTCATTGCATCTTCATGTATATCAAAGTTGTTTTTGTCTAGTTCGCTCGAGATACATAGCGAATTTGCGCAACCTTCAAGTTAAAGGATCTTATGCCAACGAGTGTTTTAAGGATATACCGCTAAAAGTTTTGGGGATCAACTGTCCCGTAGATTTAATAGAATTTCCCTTGGATAATTTTTATGTCGttttgggtatggattggttgAGAAATTATAAGGCAAGCATTGATTGTTGGTTGAAGAAAGTGTTTGTACAAGGGTTTAATGGGCAGAGAGCTACCTACAACGGTTTTGTGCCAAACACTTTTACTAAGATCATATCTATTATCAagctaaaatcatatttgaggAGGAATTATCCTAAGATCCTATGTCATGTGATAGACACGTCGGTGAGTACACCCAAGGTAGGGGAGATACGTGTGGTATGTGAGTTTGAGGATGTCTTTCCTTCTGCGATTCCTGGGTTATATCGTCCAAGAGTAGTTGATTTGACCATTGACCTTGTAACGGCACAAGTCTTATATCTAAGACTCCATACCACATGGCACCTAAAGAGACAACAAAGTTGAATGTACAGCTGCAAGAGTTATCGGATAAGGGTTACATACGCCCAAGTGTGTCTCCTTGGGGCACACCGGTTCTTTtcgtgaagaagaaagatgggacTTTTAGCCTATGTGTGGAATATCGTGAGCTTAACCGTGCGACCGTGAACAATAAATACCCTTTACTTAGGATAGACAATTTGTTTGATCAACAAAAAGGTGCATTAGTGTTCTCCAAAATCAACTTGAGGTCTGGCTATCATTAGTTGAACATTTCACAGGAGGTTATCCCTAAGACAGCCTTCAGGacacgttatggacattatgagtttacGATCATGCTCTTTAGTTTGACCCACACACTAGCAGCATTCATGGCTCTCATCAATAATATCTTTAGCCCATACCTTGACCATTTTGTAGTGATCTTTATCAATGGCATCCTTATACACTCTAAGAACGACGAACAACACTATGAACATTTGAGGATTGTGTTACAAACCCTAAGAGAGCACAAATTGTATGTCAAGTTCTCGTGCAAATTTTGGTTATAGAACGTTTCCTGTCTTGGGCACATAGTATCTAGCAAGGGCATATTTGTAGACCCGGCTAAGGTAGAGGCAATATCGTCTTGGGCCATACCTAAGAATGCATCTGAAGATCGTAGTTTCTTCAGTCTTACGGGGTATTATCAGAGGTTAGTACTGGACTTTTCCAAGATGGCTCAACTGTTGACCCAGTTGACTAGGAAAAATATACGATTCATTTGGGATGAACAGTGTGTAATGAGGCAGAATGGGCACGTTATTGCTTATTGTAACACCTCGGCCCAAAGGACTGcgggtgactactcatggagactgtagactgtagactggccccacaaatcaacacaagtctttccagcgcactttggcctcactcttGTGCACCTAGGAAAACTTtctaggaggtcacccatcctaagattactccccaccaagcacgcttagttGTGGatttcttagcaaatgggcttccataaaaagaaaatccctttgttgatatgagtagtctatcaatcctttttaaagctaaatctggggtatcacACTTATGCTTAACGACAGCAAAAGACCCATGAGGTCaactacctaacacatgacaTGGAGTTAGCTGTAGTATTCTTTGCCATTAAGATTTGGAGATACTACTTGTATGGGGCCAACTTTAGGCTTTTATCAAATCATAAGAGTTTGAAGAATATTTTTACCTAGAGAGAGTTGAACATGAGGCAACGACATTGATTGGAGTTAACTACTGATTATGACTTGGTGATCCAGTATCATAAGGGGAAAGCTAAAGTTGCTGCAGATGCCTTGAGTCGGAAAACTGTGCATATTTTGTGCTTGGCCTTGACCAGAGTGCGATTGAGAGAGGAAATCCATGAGATTTGTTCAAGATAGTAGATCATGGGGTATTGGCATCGATGATGGAGGTGGTAACCGATTTATTTGAAGAGATTAGGATGAAATAAACTGATAATAAGCACCTTGTTGAGAAATCTTCACTAGTGGTTGAGACACTCGACCCTCATTTTAGCATACATGAGGATGGCAGTTTGCGATACGATGATAGATGGTGCGTGCTAAATGATCCAGGCTTAAGAGCACATATTCTTAGAAAGGCGCACAAGTCATCTTACTCCATGCTACCTGATACTGACAAGGTTTACCAAGAACCAGGAAAACATTTTGGTGGCATGGTGTGAAGAGAGACGTTACTAACTTTGTTGCCAAGTGTTTGCGCTGCCAGAAAGTCAAGATAGATCACCGTCAACCTTAAGGTTTGCTTCACCCGCCATCGATACATTAGTGGAAGTAGGAGTTGATATCAATGGATTTTGTATGTTGTTTACCGAGGACTTCTAAGGGCAATAATTTGATTTGGGTTATAGTTAATCGTCTGACCAAGTCAGCACATTACATTCAGATGAAGGATACTTGGAACAAGCATCAGTTGGCTTTAGCGTATCGACAGAAAATGGTGAGACACCATGGAATTCCACAAGACATAGTTTCAGACAGAGATGCTAGGTTCTTGTCATTTTTTTGGCAGAAGCTATAGGAATCCTTGGGAACAGAGTTGAGGATGAGCACAGTGTTTCACCCTGCTACCGATGGACTGAGTGAGCGGACCATACCGACACTTGAGGATATGTTACGAGCTTGTACCTTAGATTTTGGGGGTTCTTAGGATGATAAGTTGGACATGATTGATTTTCATATAACAACAGTTATCATTCGAGCATTAGGATGGCACCATTTGAGGCATTGTATGGTCGTAGCTATCATAgccctgtatgttgggatgataaTTCTTATACGGTACCTGTTGGACTACCTTTGATTTAAGAGATGATCGAACAAGTTCAACTGATACGTAAAAGGATGAGAGCAGCTCAAGATAAGCAAAAGAGCTACGCAGATAGGCAATGTCGACCTCTTGAGTTCCAAGTCGGGGATAAGCTTTTCCTTGGGGTTTCAAAACCTAAGGGTGTGATGAGGTTTGGAACAAGGGTAAACTAATTTCAAGATTTATTGGACCCTATGAGATTCTTGAGCATATAGGGGAGGAAGCTTATCGACTTGCTTTACTAGCATCTATTGAACGAGTGCATGACGTGTTCCACATATCTCAGCTGAGACAGTACATCAGAGATGACTCACACGTTCTTAAACCCAAACAGCTGACCCTTGATGACACCTTGCAGTATGAGGAGACACCTGTTCAGATCGTAGATAGGAAAACGCGCGATACTCATTGGGTAGTGTCGCACTCATGAAGGTGCTATGGTCTAATTAGGTTACAAAAGAAGCCACCTAAGAGACAGAAGATGCCATCAGCCGCATTTATCCTTGGTTATTTGCTCAGGTATTATTATGCTTATCATTTTATAACTATTGCATCTCCTTagtttttgagaaataagtacGAGGACGAACTTTGTTCTAAGTTGggtagaatcgtaagatttCGCGGAATGTGAAGTCCTAGTAGGCTTTGGTAGAAGTCTTAATATTAGTGGTTAATTTATCTTCTCATGTTGTACATATCATAGTTAACTACTCGAGAATGTATTGAGTTATTGAATCAAGTCTATGAGGATTTAGTTTAACTTCGAAGACGAAGTTCATTTTAAGTTGGGTAGGTTGTAACATTTAggaaatttaaaacaaatatagGATGTAGATTGGATCAAATATACTTGAATCCGAGTATAAATCGAGTGTGAGCAAAAATGATAAAGACAATATTACACCTAAATACATGATTaagattataaaatatatccctctaattttattagtttattttaccTCTCAGTTTAAATagtttatttattcttttccaTTACTTAGCTAATTTTGTTAAACTTCCTTAGTAAACCCATTCCTAATACTAAAACAAGAAGGAAAACCAGATAGGTGCTTCATTTTCATTAGCTGCCATTCATCATCACCCTCAAATTTAATCATCATCCTCAAATTTGTGCAGGCTGCCGACATTCACCACCTTCCTCTTGAAGTTTTGAAACCTAGAATAAGGTAACCTCCTCTTTTCCCACATTAGGGCAAGTAGTAGAAGTCTCTTAAAGGGTTTGGCTAGACtactttttttggaaaatagttttaataaagttgttttgaaattgATAATTGTTGAGACTAATTGGTTATGTAACAtcccgagattttctgacgttgttaattaatattttaataacttttagggattttataattatattaaattaatttagaagtagtaTTTATAAAtgtctttcatatacgaatttaaatattaacatatatttatatttaaaatacaattacgattactgaaaataaagaggtttgaattaaattattattgtattaaaatttaTGAACAAAACAAATGTGGGTTCTTAGTTGGGCATGATTAGAGGGTTATATACTAGTAAAAGAggagttagggtttttatgTGTAGACCACTCCTTGCTTCACTGAAATACCACACGCCAATGATTCCATGTTCATCCAATTTGTTCCTAAAAACCCACTTTAGTCCTATTACCTTTTTGTGCTTGGGTTTtggttctaagtgccatactttatttcttttgaaTTCATTTaactcatcttgcatggctacaacccattcggaatctcttaaggcttcttcgtgatttttgggttcaagtgatgataggaacgcaaagtgtgcacaaaaacttcgcatttgggatctggtttgtgttcctttattcaaatcacttataattgaatcaagaggatgatacttctgatatttccaaggtttgggcacgaATTCTCTTGAGGGAACTGTTGAAGGTTTAGGATTGTTGTCTTGATTGTTATTCTGTTCAGTTTCTGTTTGATC
This genomic window contains:
- the LOC130810760 gene encoding uncharacterized protein LOC130810760; the protein is MFLGAGVRPRWNRYGQCTFDGKISIFPFINRVAAQRDSKTRPRGLIDIKPTESVTQEVYRNMLIQQLIPAILRKWPSEGLSLIFIQQDNARVHITNDDSIWQQQNRQGGLTFILTQQPPNSPDCNILDLGFFRSIQSLMHKKMPKNKTELITAVEDAFGELHPKTLTNVWISLQHHLNEILKVKRCNDYIQPHFGKKVQEDNDRLRIQVRTPIQLVREVVAFLNANREQQPTQAHTENEDVAQTS